The genomic interval ACGCGGGCGTCGTCGAGATCAGCGCGGCCCACGCGGCCCTCCTTCCCGTCGTCACCGCCGCCGCGTCGCGTGTCTGCCGCGCAGTGTTCCACAGGCGACCACGGGGACACGGATGCCGGCCCGATGCCGGGCGGTCGTGCGTGGTCTGGGGCGGTGCGACGCCCTCAGGCGCCGCGGCCACCCTCCGGGGCGCCGCCGGCCGCGCCGTCGACGGCGGGCTGGGCGACATCGCCTCCCTGCTCGTCCCCCGCCCGGCCACCGGTGTCCTGCCGAGCGCCGGCCTGCGCGCCGTTCTGGTCGTTGCTCCCCTGGCCGCCACCCCGCCGGTTGCCTCGCTGGCCCCCGCCGCGGCCGTTGCGCCCCTGGCCGCGTCCGCCACCACCGTTGCCGCGGGCACCACGACCCTTGCCGCGCCGCTTCTTGTCACGACGGATCTCGCTGGCCATCTCGGTGCGGTAGCGGTCGACGACCGTCCGCGGATCGCCGTCCGCGACCAACTGGCCCTTCTCGAGCCAGATCACCCGCGTGCAGGTGTCGACGAGTCCCTCGAGCCCGTGGCTGACGACGAAGATCGTCCCCGCAGCGTCCTGCAGCTCTCGGATCCGCTCGTCGCTGCGGCGCTTGAAGACCTCGTCGCCGACCGACAGCGCCTCGTCGATGAGCAGGATCTCGGGCTTGACCGACGTCGCGATCGAGAACTGCAGCCGGGCCTTCATCCCCGACGAGTAGGTGCGCATCGGCAGGTCGATGGCTTCCTCGAGGCCGGCGAACTCGGTGATCTCGTCGACCGCCGCCTCGGCCTCCTGCTTGGACATGCCGAGCGCCAGCGTGCCGATGACGATGTTCCGCCGTCCGGACAGCCACGGCTGCAGCACGGCGCCGACGCCGAGCAGGGACGGCTGGCTGTGCGCGAGGATGCGCCCGCCGTCGACGGGCAGCAGACCGGCCATGCCCATGAGCAGGGTGCTCTTGCCGGAGCCGTTGCGGCCGATGATGCCGACCGACTCGCCGGCGCGGGCCTCGAACGACACGCCGCGCACGGCGTGGATCTCGCGGAACTCGCGCGACCCCCTGCCGGCGAATCGGTCGCGGGCCTTCGGCCGACGACGGTCCTCATAGACCCTGTACGTGATGTGGACGTCGTCGACGACGACGGTCAGCCGCTCCTCGACGCTCTGCAGTTGACGCTTCCACGTCCGCAGCTGCGCCCGGCTCGGTGTCGGTGGCCCGAACGTGATCGCCTGGTCGGCGACGAGCCGGTGTCGCCGCGCGATCTCGGCCTCGGTCCACTGCTCGACCGCCGCGTCGGCGTCGGTGACCGCCTGCGCCACGTCCGCGTCAGCCACGGCCGTACCGTTGTTCGGCCGCTCGGAAGAACATGAACCCGCCGAACAGCAACACGACCGTGAAGGCCACGGCCGACGGCCACAGCCATCGGCCGATCGCCGGGTCGACCTGATAGGTGGTCATCAGTGCTTCACGCATCAGTGTGGGGAAGACGAAGAACGGGTTGAGCGATGCGAACGGCGCGAGCTCGGGTGCCTGCCGCAGCAGCCGTGTGTCGATCGCGAAGATGATGCCCGACAGGTAGAAGAGCAGCCGGAACATGAACGGCAGCAGGTTGCGCACGTCCTGGACCGTGTCGGTCAGCCGCGCGAGCACGAAGCCGAGACCCAGCGCGAAGACCGCCATCATCGGCACGAGCAGCAACACCTTCGTCCAGTCGACGGTCACACGTTCGCCCGTCGCGAGGACGACGATCACCATCAGGATCATCGACGAGTAGAACGCCAGCGACTCACGCACGACCGTGGCGATCGGCAGCAGGGCCCGCGGGAACGCCAGCGAACGGATCAGCCCTTCGTTGCTGGAGATGGACTGCGCGCACTGCACGACCGCGCGCTGCAGGTACTGGTACGTGAACACGCCGACGGTCAGGAAGCCGATGAAATTGTCGACCCCACGGTTCAGGCTGCCGGCGAGCACGCCGAAGATGACGAAGTAGACGCAGACCAGCAGGGTCGGGCTCAGCAGCAGCCACACGTTGCCCAGCACGGTGTTCATGTTCTGGGCACGCAACTCGCCCAGCGGGACGCTGATCGCGAACTGGCGGCGCTCCCAGAGCGTGCGCAGGTACACCCGCAGGGGCATCGCGCGCCCCAGGGGGATCAGATCGTCGTACTGTGTGGCTGCCATCGATGTCCGTCCAGGGCCGGTCCGGGGCCCCTCGTGTGGCCGTCCTCGCGTCCTGCGCGATGAGCGACGGGCGTTCCGATCTGCACCGGGCGTGTCGACGCGTCGGCGGCGCGCCAACTCCACGGCCGATTATCGCGCGTCCTCACTCTAGCCCGCGACCCGTGCACGGGATGCGGCCCGGGATGGACGACCGACGCTGGTCCACCCGTACGATGCGCGGCGCTTCGGACGTTCACCGGGCGGTGTCACCGTGCGGCCGCCCATCCGGCGCCGGCGGCCCGCCGAGCTGGCGTGGGCTCGTGAGGAAGCCGATGCCCCACGCCACGTGCATCGCGGTGAACACCCCGGGCAGCCGCGCCATCACCCCTGGCGGGACCCGGCGTCCAACCACCGTCGTGGCAGTCGCGATGCCGGCACCGTAGCCGACGAGGGGCAACCAGCCCCACCACCGACCCGTGACACCGACGATCGCACCGCCTGCACAGGCCACGACCGTGCCGGGTGCCACCATCTGCCGCCAGCGCAGCGATCCCTGGTGTCGACGGGCGACGACCCGTCGCCACCGTCCGTACTCGAAGTACTGGCGGCTCAACGCCCGCAGCGAGCCGCGCGGGCGGTAGCGCACGCGCAGCTCGGGTGAGAACCACACCATGCCGCCCGTCCGGCGGATCCGCAGGTTGAGCTCGCTGTCCTGCGTGCGCACGAGCGTCTCGTCGAACCCACCGACCCGCTCGAGCGCCGATCGCCGGAAGACCCCCAGATAGACGGTGTCCGCCGGGCCGGCGGCGCCCCCGTAGTGGAACCGCGCATCGCCCGTACCGAACCGTGACGACATGGCGGCGGCCACAGCCTGTTCGAAGCGGGTGACGCCTTCGGCCGCCATCACGCCGCCGACGTTGTCGGCACCGGTCTCGCGCAGCAGCTCCACGGCCCGACGCAGGTAGCCCGGCGGGATGACGGCGTGCCCGTCGACGCGCGCCACCACCGGCCCGGTCGAGGCGGCGATCGCGGCATTGAGGCCGGCGGACGTCAAACCCGCGGGATTGCCGACCGCCAACACCCGCTCGTCCCGCGCGAGGTCGGCCAGTACGTCCTCCGTCGCATCATCGGACGGGCCGACGGCGATGGTCACGTCGAGCGGACCGGGGTAGCCCTGCGCCAGCACCGAGGTGACTGCGTCGCGCAGGTGCCGCGCTTCGTTGCGCACCGCCATGACCACCGAGACGTGTGGCCAGTCGGCGCCCGCCGTGCCATCCCCACCGTCGTCGACGAAGGACGCCGGGACGCCCTCGGACCGCTGGGTCACCGGATCGCCTGTGACCGGCATCGTGTCGCCATCGGTCAGTCAGCAGCGGTCGACGGTGTCAACGTCGGCGTTGATGTACTCGGGGCGGGGCGGCGCGGTCTGACGCTCCTGTGGTGACTTCTCGTCCTCTTCTGCCCCGACGACGTCGATGAGGTCTGGGTCGAGATCGCTGTCGACGATCACCGTGAGCGTCTCCGACTCGTCGCCCAGCTCGAGCGTCGCGTCGGGGAACGCGGCCATGCGCAGCGACTGCGCCTCGCTCAACTTGCCCGGCGGGTAGGTGATCACGACGCCGGCCGGCTCCGGGCGGTCGGCGTCGCCGACCATGGCGACGGTCATCCCTGCCTCGGCGAGCACCTCGGCCGTGCTGGCCGCCAGTCCTGTGATGTTCGATGCGTTGAGCACGGTCACCGGCGAGAGATCGTCGACGGGGATCTTCGGCTCGGGCGCGGCCGACTCCGACGGCTGGGGCTCGTCGACCGGCGCGTCGCCGAGATACTGCGCCAGCTCGTCCCGCTCGAACGCCTGCAGGAGCTCACGGGTTCCGCTCTCGACCGGGATCTCGTAGTAGGCACCCGTGCTGCTGTCGGTCACCGTCGGAATCGTGCCCATGCTGATGTCGCCGGCGCCGACATCGCGCAGCGTGAGCGCAAACTCCCGCATGGTCCCGATGCCCAGGCCCTCGTCGACCGTCAGCAGCTCGCCCACGCTGTCGACGAGCTGGAACAGCCGCACGGGGTTGGCCAGCACGCTGACGCTCGTGGCCCGGTCGGCGAGCTCCTTCAGGAACCGCTGCTGACGCGCGATGCGTCCGAAGTCGTTGTCCATGCGGCTGCGCACGAAGCCCAGTGCATCGCGGCCGTCGAGCGAGACGCAGCCGCGCGGCAGGTCGACGTGCGCCTTGCTGTCCTGCATCGGCTCCTCGAGGTACATCTCCACGCCCCCGACCGCATCGACGATCTTGACGAACCCCTCGAAGTTGACCTGGACGTAGTGGTCGATCTGCAGGCCGGCGAAGTCACGTACCGTCTCGACCAGGCAGTCCGGTCCACCCACGTACCAGGCGGCGTTGATCCGCTGGCGCGAGCCGTCGCAGAGCGTGACCAGCAGGTCGCGCGGGAAGTTGATGCCGGTGACCTTCCCGCCCTGTGGATCGATGCGCAGCACCATGATCGTGTCGGTGCGGTGACCCTCCCGCTCACCGGCACCCAGGTTGCGGAAGCCCTGGCTGAGATCCTCGCCCGAGTCGTCGCCCACCAGCAGCACGGTCCGCGCCCCGCTGAGGCCCTGCGGCTCCGAGGGGCCCTCCGACACGGGAGGCTGTCCCAGCGTGTCCAGCGAGATCTGGGTGCCGATCAGCTCGTGACGGCCCTGCCAGACCAGCGCTCCGAGCGCCAGGGCGACGCCGAGAGCGAAGCAGACGGCCACGAGTAGGCTGCGCCGCAGCACCGTCGCGACGCGGCGACGACGAGGTGGTGGGCCGGCTGAAGGAAGCCACCCACTGTCCTTTCGCATGTCGAAGAAGTCCGACAGCGCAACGACCTTCCGTGCTGGAGAACCGGCTGGATATACCGCCACGTGATAGCCGGATCGACCGGCGTGTCATCGGATGACGCTAGCACGTCGCACGACCGTGGACGAAGGAGACAGCATGGACCGATCAGCCAGCGCAGTGACCCTCGCGCGCGTCGTGGAGGAACGCACGCGCACGTTGCGGGACCGGCCGCTGCTGACGGTCTACGACGACCGGACAGGTGCCCGCACGGAGTTGTCGTACGCGACCGCGGACAACTGGGCCGCCAAGACCGCCCACCTGCTCGCGGAGGACGTCGACGTGCGGCCGGGCGACACGGTGCTGCTGGACGTCGACGGCCACTGGACGGCAGCGGTGCTCACCCTCGCCTGCTGGAAGCTGGGTGCCGCCGTCATGCCCGAGATCGCCGGCACACCACGGACCGACGCGACGGCGGTGTGCTGCCACACGTCCCGGCTCGACCGACATCCCCGCGGGCCCGTCGTGGTCGTGGGCGACGGGTTGCGCGCCGAACCGGTGGAGCCACTACAGCCGCGGGACGGTCTGGTGGTGCTCGGCGAGGACGTGCACGCCTATGCCGACGAGTACGACGACCAGGCGGTGCATCCCGCGTCACCGGCTCTGGTGACCACGGCAGATCGCCGTGACCAGGCCGACGTCCTCGCGGGAGCGGGCCGGTGGCGGGGACGGCTCGGCGAGAGCGCCCGGGTAGGTCTGGCCGCGCCGCTCGACAGCGCTGCGGGCATCGAGGTCCTGGCCGGCGTGGTGCTGGCGGGCGGGAGCCTGGTCGGCGCACGGTCCGACGACGCCGCGCCGCCATGGCGGCGCTGGGTGACCGAGCGGGTCACCGCCGCTGTGGTGGCACCCGACGCGCTGTCGGACGCCCCGGCAGGGATCGACACGGTCGAGCTCGACCCGTAACAGCCACGCGGCCGGCCGGTGCCGTCGGCGGTCGTCACCCCGCGCGTCGCGACGCGTCCGCCGCGGCCTCGTCGTGTCGACCGTCATCACCGCGCCAGTTGTCGTCGGCCGGGGTGTCGTCGTTGCCGTACGCGTTGAGACGGCGCAGCCGCTCGTTGCGCAGCTCACGCCGGATCCGGGCCTGCTCCTGCCGCCGCCGGTCGTCGGCCGTCTCGGGATGCAGCGGCGGGACCTTGGTCGGTCGACCATCGGCATCCAACGACACCATCAGCAGGTAGGCGCTGGTCGTGTGCCGGCGCTGCCCTCCGTGCCACGGCTCGGCCTCGACCTTGACGCCGACCTCCAACGAGGTCCGGCCGACATCGTTGACGCGCGCCTGGACGATCAGGATGTCACCGACGTCGACCGGCTCGAGGAACGACAGGCCGTCGATCGCCGCCGTGACGCAGACCGTCCCGCAGTGCCGTGCGGCCGCGGTGCCCGCGGCGGAGTCCACGGCCCGCATGACCACACCGCCGTGGACCTTGCCCAGCGCGTTGGAGTCGGTGATCTCCATGGGTCGGGCGAAGACGACCTCGCTGGCGCGTGGGGTACCGGCGGTCACGAGAGGCGCCCCAGCACCTGACGTGCGATGACCACGCGCTGGATCTCCTGGGTGCCCTCGTAGATCTGGGTGATCTTGGCGTCCCGCATGAAGCGCTCGACCGGGTAGTCCTTCGTGTAGCCGTAGCCGCCGTGGAGCTGCACGGCGTCGGTGGTCACGGCCATCGCGACATCGCCCGCCTTGAGCTTGGCCATCGAGCTGTACAGCGTCAGGTCGTCGTCGCCGCGGTCGGCCTTCGCGGCGGCCGTGTAGACCAACTGGCGCGCGGCGGCCGTCTCGGTGACCATGTCGGCGAGCTTGAACTGCACGCCCTGGAACGCGCCGACCGGCCGGCCGAACTGCCTCCGCTGGGCGACGTAGGCGCTCGCCGCGTCAATGGCGCCCTGGGCGATGCCGACCGCCTGCGCGCCGACGACCAGCCGGGTGTGGTCGAACGCCTGCATCGCGTAGAAAAAGCCCCGGTCCTGCTCGCCGAGGAGGCGGTCGCCGGGGATGCGGCAGTCGTCGAAGTGCACCTGGCAGGTCGGCGATCCCTTGATGCCCAGCTTGTCCTCGGCCCTGCCGACCGAGAATCCCGGGTCGTCGTGACGGACGTAGAATGCGCTGACCCCGCGTGCACCCGCGTCGGGATCGGTCTTCGCCAGCACGGTGAACGCCTGCGACGCCGACGCCATCGAGATCCACGTCTTGGTGCCGTTGAGCACCCAGTCGTCCCCGTCACGCACGGCGGTCGTGCGCATCGATGCGGGATCCGAGCCCGCCTCGGCCTCCGAGATGCAGTAGCTGATCAGGTCCTCGCCGGAGGCGATGGCCGGGAACCAGCGCTGCTTCTGCTCGTGGCTGGCGGCCATGAGCAGCGGCATGCTGCCCAGCTTCTGCACGAGCGGGATCACCGATGACGACGCGCAGACCCGCGCGACCTCCTCGACCAGCAGGCAGAACGTGAGCGTGTCCGCGCCCGACCCGCCGTACTCGGTGGGGACGTGCAGGCCCAGCAACCCGTTGTCGGCCAGCGTCTTGGCGACGTCGCTCGGGAACTCACCGCTCCGGTCGATCTCCGCCGCCCGCGGGGCGATCCGGTCAGCACAGATCTCGCGGACCACGTCGCGGAACGCCAAATGCTCCTCGGTCAGTACGAAGCCGTCGGCCATGGCACCTCCAACCTTCGCCCGTTCTGACCGCAGGCTACCGTCGGGACCCGCGCTCCGGGCGCCGCGGGCCGGACGCCATCGGGACGCTCGCCGTGCCGCTCATGTCCGTCGGTGACGCCGCGACCACGCGCCAGCGCGGCGCCACCACCTAGACTCCGGTCGCCGTGCGCCGTCTGCAGCCGTTCAGACACGCCGTGCGACGGATGCTGTCGCACTGGTCGGCGGAGCGTGCCACATTGCGGCAGGGCGTGACGGCGTTGACGATCTGCATCACCGTCACGCTGTTCGCCGGCATCATCCTCGGTGGGATGGAGGGCACGCTGGCCGACACGCCGGGGCTGCTCGTGCTGGTGCCGTCGGCCATCGGCATGCGCGGAGCGATCTTCGGCGCGCTGGGCGCCCGACTGGGAACCGGCATGTTGATGGGCCAGTTCACGACGGATCTGCGACGCGGCAGCTTCCTCGCCGACAACATCGAGGCGGCGCTGCTGGTGTCGCTGTCGACCGCCGCGCTGACCGGTGCGCTGGCGGCCGGCTCGTCCGCCCTGTTCGGGCTCCAGGCCGTCGACGTGTTCCAACTGGTGATCGTCTCGGCGGTCGGCGCGGTGCTGTCGAGCGCGGTCGTTCTCGCGGTCACGCTCGCGCTGGCCCGCACCGCGCAGGCGCGCAGCTGGGACATGGACGCCATCGGAACGCCGGTGATCAGCGCGACCGCCGACATCTCGACGCTGCCGGCGCTGCTGCTCGGCGTGCTGCTGCTCGGTTCACCGATCGTCCACGTGGTCCTCGGTGGAGCGCTGATCGTGGCGGCGGTCGTCGCCGCCGTCTACGGCGTGCGCCATCCCAGCCCGCTCGCACGCACG from Euzebyales bacterium carries:
- a CDS encoding magnesium transporter; the protein is MLSHWSAERATLRQGVTALTICITVTLFAGIILGGMEGTLADTPGLLVLVPSAIGMRGAIFGALGARLGTGMLMGQFTTDLRRGSFLADNIEAALLVSLSTAALTGALAAGSSALFGLQAVDVFQLVIVSAVGAVLSSAVVLAVTLALARTAQARSWDMDAIGTPVISATADISTLPALLLGVLLLGSPIVHVVLGGALIVAAVVAAVYGVRHPSPLARTIVRESTPVLCYAAVMGVLAGTVLETRLDTLIADPALLVAIPPFIASSGALGGILSARLSSQLHTGLLQPDRAPSGRAMLEGSMTVLLGLIGFTVVGLATRVGAAVFRISSPSTAALVGAVDIGGLLSIAVVFVVAYYAATASYRFGLDPDTSSIPIVTSSIDFLGILCLVIGIAVVGL
- a CDS encoding LCP family protein, giving the protein MRKDSGWLPSAGPPPRRRRVATVLRRSLLVAVCFALGVALALGALVWQGRHELIGTQISLDTLGQPPVSEGPSEPQGLSGARTVLLVGDDSGEDLSQGFRNLGAGEREGHRTDTIMVLRIDPQGGKVTGINFPRDLLVTLCDGSRQRINAAWYVGGPDCLVETVRDFAGLQIDHYVQVNFEGFVKIVDAVGGVEMYLEEPMQDSKAHVDLPRGCVSLDGRDALGFVRSRMDNDFGRIARQQRFLKELADRATSVSVLANPVRLFQLVDSVGELLTVDEGLGIGTMREFALTLRDVGAGDISMGTIPTVTDSSTGAYYEIPVESGTRELLQAFERDELAQYLGDAPVDEPQPSESAAPEPKIPVDDLSPVTVLNASNITGLAASTAEVLAEAGMTVAMVGDADRPEPAGVVITYPPGKLSEAQSLRMAAFPDATLELGDESETLTVIVDSDLDPDLIDVVGAEEDEKSPQERQTAPPRPEYINADVDTVDRC
- a CDS encoding ABC transporter ATP-binding protein, with the translated sequence MADADVAQAVTDADAAVEQWTEAEIARRHRLVADQAITFGPPTPSRAQLRTWKRQLQSVEERLTVVVDDVHITYRVYEDRRRPKARDRFAGRGSREFREIHAVRGVSFEARAGESVGIIGRNGSGKSTLLMGMAGLLPVDGGRILAHSQPSLLGVGAVLQPWLSGRRNIVIGTLALGMSKQEAEAAVDEITEFAGLEEAIDLPMRTYSSGMKARLQFSIATSVKPEILLIDEALSVGDEVFKRRSDERIRELQDAAGTIFVVSHGLEGLVDTCTRVIWLEKGQLVADGDPRTVVDRYRTEMASEIRRDKKRRGKGRGARGNGGGGRGQGRNGRGGGQRGNRRGGGQGSNDQNGAQAGARQDTGGRAGDEQGGDVAQPAVDGAAGGAPEGGRGA
- a CDS encoding TIGR03089 family protein; the protein is MDRSASAVTLARVVEERTRTLRDRPLLTVYDDRTGARTELSYATADNWAAKTAHLLAEDVDVRPGDTVLLDVDGHWTAAVLTLACWKLGAAVMPEIAGTPRTDATAVCCHTSRLDRHPRGPVVVVGDGLRAEPVEPLQPRDGLVVLGEDVHAYADEYDDQAVHPASPALVTTADRRDQADVLAGAGRWRGRLGESARVGLAAPLDSAAGIEVLAGVVLAGGSLVGARSDDAAPPWRRWVTERVTAAVVAPDALSDAPAGIDTVELDP
- a CDS encoding acyl-CoA dehydrogenase family protein translates to MADGFVLTEEHLAFRDVVREICADRIAPRAAEIDRSGEFPSDVAKTLADNGLLGLHVPTEYGGSGADTLTFCLLVEEVARVCASSSVIPLVQKLGSMPLLMAASHEQKQRWFPAIASGEDLISYCISEAEAGSDPASMRTTAVRDGDDWVLNGTKTWISMASASQAFTVLAKTDPDAGARGVSAFYVRHDDPGFSVGRAEDKLGIKGSPTCQVHFDDCRIPGDRLLGEQDRGFFYAMQAFDHTRLVVGAQAVGIAQGAIDAASAYVAQRRQFGRPVGAFQGVQFKLADMVTETAAARQLVYTAAAKADRGDDDLTLYSSMAKLKAGDVAMAVTTDAVQLHGGYGYTKDYPVERFMRDAKITQIYEGTQEIQRVVIARQVLGRLS
- a CDS encoding glycosyltransferase family 2 protein, which codes for MPVTGDPVTQRSEGVPASFVDDGGDGTAGADWPHVSVVMAVRNEARHLRDAVTSVLAQGYPGPLDVTIAVGPSDDATEDVLADLARDERVLAVGNPAGLTSAGLNAAIAASTGPVVARVDGHAVIPPGYLRRAVELLRETGADNVGGVMAAEGVTRFEQAVAAAMSSRFGTGDARFHYGGAAGPADTVYLGVFRRSALERVGGFDETLVRTQDSELNLRIRRTGGMVWFSPELRVRYRPRGSLRALSRQYFEYGRWRRVVARRHQGSLRWRQMVAPGTVVACAGGAIVGVTGRWWGWLPLVGYGAGIATATTVVGRRVPPGVMARLPGVFTAMHVAWGIGFLTSPRQLGGPPAPDGRPHGDTAR
- a CDS encoding acyl-CoA thioesterase; this encodes MTAGTPRASEVVFARPMEITDSNALGKVHGGVVMRAVDSAAGTAAARHCGTVCVTAAIDGLSFLEPVDVGDILIVQARVNDVGRTSLEVGVKVEAEPWHGGQRRHTTSAYLLMVSLDADGRPTKVPPLHPETADDRRRQEQARIRRELRNERLRRLNAYGNDDTPADDNWRGDDGRHDEAAADASRRAG